In one Salvelinus fontinalis isolate EN_2023a chromosome 16, ASM2944872v1, whole genome shotgun sequence genomic region, the following are encoded:
- the zbtb8os gene encoding protein archease isoform X1 has product MDDRELDLTDSQKATKSKYPAINKKYEYLDHTADVQLHSWGDSLEEAFEQCAMAMFGYMTDTETVEPIDTVEVESEGHDMESLLFHFLDDWLFKFSADLFFIPREVKVLHIDRMHFKIRSIGWGEEFNLVKHPQGTEVKAITYSAMQIHDIDKPEIFAIIDI; this is encoded by the exons ATGGATGATCGTGAGCTTGATCTCACCGATTCACAGAAAGCTACCAAGTCGAAATACCCGGCGATCAACAAGAAGTATGAAT ATTTGGACCACACTGCTGATGTACA GCTCCACTCTTGGGGAGACTCGCTGGAGGAGGCCTTTGAGCAGTGTGCCATGGCAATGTTTGGGTATATGACAGATACAGAGACGGTGGAGCCCATTGACACAGTAGAAGTGGAGTCAGAAG GTCATGACATGGAATCTCTTCTCTTCCACTTCCTAGACGACTGGTTATTCAAATTCAGTGCAGATCTTTTCTTCATTCCCAGA GAAGTTAAAGTTTTGCACATTGACAGGATGCACTTCAAAATCCGCTCCATTGG GTGGGGAGAAGAGTTCAACTTGGTCAAGCATCCACAG GGGACAGAAGTGAAGGCCATCACTTACTCAGCCATGCAGATCCATGACATCGACAAGCCCGAGATCTTTGCCATCATTGACATCTGa
- the zbtb8os gene encoding protein archease isoform X2, with protein MDDRELDLTDSQKATKSKYPAINKKYEYLDHTADVQLHSWGDSLEEAFEQCAMAMFGYMTDTETVEPIDTVEVESEGHDMESLLFHFLDDWLFKFSADLFFIPRVGRRVQLGQASTGDRSEGHHLLSHADP; from the exons ATGGATGATCGTGAGCTTGATCTCACCGATTCACAGAAAGCTACCAAGTCGAAATACCCGGCGATCAACAAGAAGTATGAAT ATTTGGACCACACTGCTGATGTACA GCTCCACTCTTGGGGAGACTCGCTGGAGGAGGCCTTTGAGCAGTGTGCCATGGCAATGTTTGGGTATATGACAGATACAGAGACGGTGGAGCCCATTGACACAGTAGAAGTGGAGTCAGAAG GTCATGACATGGAATCTCTTCTCTTCCACTTCCTAGACGACTGGTTATTCAAATTCAGTGCAGATCTTTTCTTCATTCCCAGA GTGGGGAGAAGAGTTCAACTTGGTCAAGCATCCACAG GGGACAGAAGTGAAGGCCATCACTTACTCAGCCATGCAGATCCATGA